From one Cucurbita pepo subsp. pepo cultivar mu-cu-16 chromosome LG17, ASM280686v2, whole genome shotgun sequence genomic stretch:
- the LOC111778862 gene encoding PRA1 family protein F3-like, producing MASYGTIPTTATSGTSSDLEFVSRAKQRLKAGLATRVPWRLMFDFHSFNLPFNFHEAFSRIKNNLAYFRMNYAIILLIILLLSLLWHPISLIVLAAMLAVWLFLYFLRDEPLFFFGRLIDDRVVLAVLAVLTLAFLFLTNATLNILLSILIGAVLVLIHSAVRKTDDLFLDEEATAVFTVGSNAPGSSTSF from the coding sequence ATGGCCTCCTACGGCACCATCCCTACCACCGCCACCTCTGGAACTTCCTCCGATCTCGAATTCGTCTCCCGCGCCAAACAGCGCCTCAAAGCCGGCCTCGCCACTCGCGTTCCATGGAGGCTCATGTTCGATTTCCACTCCTTCAACCTTCCATTCAACTTCCACGAGGCCTTCTCTCGCATCAAGAACAACCTCGCTTACTTCCGTATGAACTACGCCATCATTCTTCTCATAATCCTGCTCTTGAGCCTCTTGTGGCATCCGATCTCCCTCATCGTCCTCGCCGCCATGCTTGCCGTTTGGTTGTTCCTGTATTTCCTTCGCGATGagcctctcttcttctttggccGTCTGATTGACGATCGAGTGGTTTTGGCTGTGCTGGCGGTGCTCACGCTCGCGTTCTTGTTTCTGACCAACGCGACGCTCAATATCCTGCTTTCGATTCTGATCGGCGCTGTGCTTGTGCTGATTCACTCCGCTGTGAGGAAGACGGATGATCTATTCTTGGACGAAGAAGCTACTGCAGTCTTCACCGTCGGTTCCAATGCTCCTGGTTCTTCAACTTCCTTCTAA
- the LOC111778048 gene encoding U2 small nuclear ribonucleoprotein B'' 2, with amino-acid sequence MAHQPYDPYYLYHQPDSNYSDRNNINTLFISGLPDDVKAREIHNLFRRRPGFDSCQLKYTGRGNQVVAFATFYNHQSAVTALHALNGVKFDPQSGSVLHIELARSNSRRKHKPGGGAYVVIDKRKKSDSNAQETSSEDGGSEPDEPSKKTEQSNEAVVAPGNPLSAPYEHHEKNDGGPCSTLFIANLGPNCNEDELKEVLSKYPGFNVLKLRAKSGMPVAFADFEEIEQASKVMEELQGSMLPSSDRGGMHIEYARSKMRKS; translated from the exons ATGGCTCACCAGCCTTATGATCCTTACTATCTCTATCATCAACCAGACTCGAACTACAGTGACCGGAACAACATCAACACGCTCTTCATCTCCGGCCTCCCTGACGACGTCAAGGCTCGCGAGATTCATAACCTTTTCCGTCGTCGGCCGGGCTTCGACTCGTGCCAGCTCAAGTACACTGGGCGCGGCAACCAG GTTGTGGCGTTTGCCACCTTTTACAATCACCAATCAGCCGTGACAGCGCTTCATGCATTAAAT GGAGTCAAATTTGACCCACAAAGTGGATCAGTTCTGCATATTGAACTCGCTAGGTCAAACTCTAGGAGAAAACATAAGCCAG GCGGTGGAGCATATGTTGTGAtagataaaaggaaaaaaagtgaCTCCAATGCCCAGGAAACATCAAGCGAGGATG GAGGCAGTGAACCGGATGAACCATCAAAGAAAACCGAACAAAG CAACGAGGCTGTGGTGGCTCCTGGTAATCCTCTATCTGCTCCATAT GAGCATCATGAAAAGAATGATGGTGGGCCATGCTCCACTTTGTTCATCGCAAATCTTGGTCCAAACTGCAATGAAGATGAACTGAAGGAAGTCTTGTCCAA ATATCCTGGATTCAACGTGCTCAAATTGCGTGCTAAAAGTGGAATGCCGGTTGCATTTGCTGATTTTGAG GAAATTGAACAAGCTAGCAAGGTTATGGAGGAGCTTCAGGGCAGCATGCTACCATCATCAGACCGCGGGGGCATGCATATAGA gTACGCTCGGTCTAAAATGAGGAAGTCTTAG